From a region of the Arvicanthis niloticus isolate mArvNil1 chromosome 6, mArvNil1.pat.X, whole genome shotgun sequence genome:
- the C6H17orf99 gene encoding protein IL-40 isoform X2: MLTGPWGLTVRNQPRQEAVWTVSSSLQLPLPGSSFTAVCGFSEEQIEGITIAYKVLEVYPQSQRVLITCDAPEAPRPITYSLLASRGVLVAKRVVHDSTPASFNINITIKSSPDLLTYSCQAASNSDTYGPSRKLQMYQELWAKPVSQLQADFILHDGDSGPTVELSCLASSGSPPITYRLMGNDGRVLAQQRPLHGKPANFSLPLSQTSGWFQCEAENRVSVDSSARIPLPREAQSKLVATLPGELPLTPTCILAGSLISIAVVASRMLSSTRL, translated from the exons ATGTTAACTGGTCCCTGGGGCCTCACTGTCAGAAATCAGCCTAGGCAGGAAGCTGTCTGGacagtctcctcctctctccagcttcccttacCAGGCTCCTCTTTTACAGCTGTCTGTGGCTTCTCAGAGGAGCAGATAGAAG GCATCACCATTGCCTACAAAGTACTGGAAGTTTATCCCCAAAGCCAGCGAGTGCTTATAACCTGCGACGCCCCCGAGGCGCCCCGGCCCATCACGTACTCTCTCCTGGCTAGCCGAGGTGTCCTGGTGGCTAAAAGGGTTGTGCATGACTCCACACCGGCCTCCTTCAACATCAACATCACGATCAAGTCCAGCCCGGACCTGCTCACCTACTCCTGCCAGGCAGCCTCGAACTCGGACACCTACGGGCCCAGCAGAAAGCTGCAGATGTACCAGGAACTGTGGGCTA AGCCAGTGTCTCAGCTGCAGGCTGACTTCATCCTACATGATGGGGACTCAGGCCCCACTGTGGAGCTGTCCTgcctggcatcctcaggcagcccCCCCATCACCTACCGCTTGATGGGGAATGATGGGCGTGTACTTGCACAGCAAAGGCCACTCCATGGAAAACCTGCCAACTTCTCCCTCCCGCTGTCCCAGACCTCTGGCTGGTTCCAGTGTGAAGCTGAAAACAGAGTCAGTGTGGACAGCAGTGCCCGCATCCCGCTGCCCCGAG AGGCTCAGTCCAAGCTGGTAGCCACCCTCCCAGGGGAGCTGCCCCTCACACCCACCTGTATTCTGGCCGGCAGCCTCATCTCCATCGCTGTTGTTGCTTCCAGGATGCTGAGCTCGACCAG GTTGTGA
- the C6H17orf99 gene encoding protein IL-40 isoform X4 codes for MLFQLFFFAMLGITIAYKVLEVYPQSQRVLITCDAPEAPRPITYSLLASRGVLVAKRVVHDSTPASFNINITIKSSPDLLTYSCQAASNSDTYGPSRKLQMYQELWAKPVSQLQADFILHDGDSGPTVELSCLASSGSPPITYRLMGNDGRVLAQQRPLHGKPANFSLPLSQTSGWFQCEAENRVSVDSSARIPLPRAEAQSKLVATLPGELPLTPTCILAGSLISIAVVASRMLSSTRL; via the exons ATGCTCTTTCAGCTGTTCTTCTTTGCCATGCTGG GCATCACCATTGCCTACAAAGTACTGGAAGTTTATCCCCAAAGCCAGCGAGTGCTTATAACCTGCGACGCCCCCGAGGCGCCCCGGCCCATCACGTACTCTCTCCTGGCTAGCCGAGGTGTCCTGGTGGCTAAAAGGGTTGTGCATGACTCCACACCGGCCTCCTTCAACATCAACATCACGATCAAGTCCAGCCCGGACCTGCTCACCTACTCCTGCCAGGCAGCCTCGAACTCGGACACCTACGGGCCCAGCAGAAAGCTGCAGATGTACCAGGAACTGTGGGCTA AGCCAGTGTCTCAGCTGCAGGCTGACTTCATCCTACATGATGGGGACTCAGGCCCCACTGTGGAGCTGTCCTgcctggcatcctcaggcagcccCCCCATCACCTACCGCTTGATGGGGAATGATGGGCGTGTACTTGCACAGCAAAGGCCACTCCATGGAAAACCTGCCAACTTCTCCCTCCCGCTGTCCCAGACCTCTGGCTGGTTCCAGTGTGAAGCTGAAAACAGAGTCAGTGTGGACAGCAGTGCCCGCATCCCGCTGCCCCGAG CAGAGGCTCAGTCCAAGCTGGTAGCCACCCTCCCAGGGGAGCTGCCCCTCACACCCACCTGTATTCTGGCCGGCAGCCTCATCTCCATCGCTGTTGTTGCTTCCAGGATGCTGAGCTCGACCAG GTTGTGA
- the C6H17orf99 gene encoding protein IL-40 isoform X1, translating to MLTGPWGLTVRNQPRQEAVWTVSSSLQLPLPGSSFTAVCGFSEEQIEGITIAYKVLEVYPQSQRVLITCDAPEAPRPITYSLLASRGVLVAKRVVHDSTPASFNINITIKSSPDLLTYSCQAASNSDTYGPSRKLQMYQELWAKPVSQLQADFILHDGDSGPTVELSCLASSGSPPITYRLMGNDGRVLAQQRPLHGKPANFSLPLSQTSGWFQCEAENRVSVDSSARIPLPRAEAQSKLVATLPGELPLTPTCILAGSLISIAVVASRMLSSTRL from the exons ATGTTAACTGGTCCCTGGGGCCTCACTGTCAGAAATCAGCCTAGGCAGGAAGCTGTCTGGacagtctcctcctctctccagcttcccttacCAGGCTCCTCTTTTACAGCTGTCTGTGGCTTCTCAGAGGAGCAGATAGAAG GCATCACCATTGCCTACAAAGTACTGGAAGTTTATCCCCAAAGCCAGCGAGTGCTTATAACCTGCGACGCCCCCGAGGCGCCCCGGCCCATCACGTACTCTCTCCTGGCTAGCCGAGGTGTCCTGGTGGCTAAAAGGGTTGTGCATGACTCCACACCGGCCTCCTTCAACATCAACATCACGATCAAGTCCAGCCCGGACCTGCTCACCTACTCCTGCCAGGCAGCCTCGAACTCGGACACCTACGGGCCCAGCAGAAAGCTGCAGATGTACCAGGAACTGTGGGCTA AGCCAGTGTCTCAGCTGCAGGCTGACTTCATCCTACATGATGGGGACTCAGGCCCCACTGTGGAGCTGTCCTgcctggcatcctcaggcagcccCCCCATCACCTACCGCTTGATGGGGAATGATGGGCGTGTACTTGCACAGCAAAGGCCACTCCATGGAAAACCTGCCAACTTCTCCCTCCCGCTGTCCCAGACCTCTGGCTGGTTCCAGTGTGAAGCTGAAAACAGAGTCAGTGTGGACAGCAGTGCCCGCATCCCGCTGCCCCGAG CAGAGGCTCAGTCCAAGCTGGTAGCCACCCTCCCAGGGGAGCTGCCCCTCACACCCACCTGTATTCTGGCCGGCAGCCTCATCTCCATCGCTGTTGTTGCTTCCAGGATGCTGAGCTCGACCAG GTTGTGA
- the Syngr2 gene encoding synaptogyrin-2 isoform X2: MESGAYGAANAGGSFDLRRFVSQPQVVTRLVSMVLALIVFSCIFGEGYTNIHTSDQMYCVFNQNEDACRYGSAIGVLAFLASAFFLVVDAFFSQISNATDRKYLVIGDLLFSGCAGFPGLPALQGWSGCLHSELRGPHPRSQHSLRLLP, encoded by the exons ATGGAGAGCGGGGCCTATGGCGCGGCCAATGCTGGCGGCTCCTTCGACCTGAGGCGCTTCGTGTCGCAGCCTCAGGTGGTGACGCGCCTCGTGAGCATG gTCTTGGCCTTGATCGTGTTCTCCTGCATCTTCGGCGAGGGCTACACCAACATTCATACATCTGATCAGATGTACTGTGTGTTCAACCAGAATGAGGATGCCTGCCGTTATGGCAGTGCCATTGGGGTGCTGGCCTTCCTGGCTTCAGCCTTCTTCCTTGTGGTCGATGCCTTCTTCTCCCAGATAAGCAATGCCACTGACCGCAAGTATCTGGTCATTGGTGACCTGCTCTTCTCAG GGTGTGCTGGCTTCCCTGGCCTACCAGCGCTACAAGGCTGGAGTGGATGCCTTCATTCAGAACTACGTGGACCCCACCCCAGATCCCAACACAGCCTACGCCTCCTACCCTAG
- the Syngr2 gene encoding synaptogyrin-2 isoform X1 — protein MESGAYGAANAGGSFDLRRFVSQPQVVTRLVSMVLALIVFSCIFGEGYTNIHTSDQMYCVFNQNEDACRYGSAIGVLAFLASAFFLVVDAFFSQISNATDRKYLVIGDLLFSALWTFLWFVGFCFLTNQWAATKPEDVHVGADSARAAITFSFFSIFSWGVLASLAYQRYKAGVDAFIQNYVDPTPDPNTAYASYPSASVENYQQPPFTQNVETTEGYQPPPVY, from the exons ATGGAGAGCGGGGCCTATGGCGCGGCCAATGCTGGCGGCTCCTTCGACCTGAGGCGCTTCGTGTCGCAGCCTCAGGTGGTGACGCGCCTCGTGAGCATG gTCTTGGCCTTGATCGTGTTCTCCTGCATCTTCGGCGAGGGCTACACCAACATTCATACATCTGATCAGATGTACTGTGTGTTCAACCAGAATGAGGATGCCTGCCGTTATGGCAGTGCCATTGGGGTGCTGGCCTTCCTGGCTTCAGCCTTCTTCCTTGTGGTCGATGCCTTCTTCTCCCAGATAAGCAATGCCACTGACCGCAAGTATCTGGTCATTGGTGACCTGCTCTTCTCAG CTCTCTGGACCTTCCTGTGGTTTGttggtttctgcttcctgaccaacCAGTGGGCAGCCACCAAACCTGAAGATGTCCATGTAGGAGCAGACTCAGCACGGGCAGCCATCaccttcagcttcttctccatcttctcctgg GGTGTGCTGGCTTCCCTGGCCTACCAGCGCTACAAGGCTGGAGTGGATGCCTTCATTCAGAACTACGTGGACCCCACCCCAGATCCCAACACAGCCTACGCCTCCTACCCTAGTGCCTCTGTGGAAAACTACCAGCAGCCACCCTTCACCCAGAATGTGGAGACTACTGAGGGCTACCAGCCTCCCCCTGTGTACTGA
- the C6H17orf99 gene encoding protein IL-40 isoform X3, giving the protein MLFQLFFFAMLAVCGFSEEQIEGITIAYKVLEVYPQSQRVLITCDAPEAPRPITYSLLASRGVLVAKRVVHDSTPASFNINITIKSSPDLLTYSCQAASNSDTYGPSRKLQMYQELWAKPVSQLQADFILHDGDSGPTVELSCLASSGSPPITYRLMGNDGRVLAQQRPLHGKPANFSLPLSQTSGWFQCEAENRVSVDSSARIPLPRAEAQSKLVATLPGELPLTPTCILAGSLISIAVVASRMLSSTRL; this is encoded by the exons ATGCTCTTTCAGCTGTTCTTCTTTGCCATGCTGG CTGTCTGTGGCTTCTCAGAGGAGCAGATAGAAG GCATCACCATTGCCTACAAAGTACTGGAAGTTTATCCCCAAAGCCAGCGAGTGCTTATAACCTGCGACGCCCCCGAGGCGCCCCGGCCCATCACGTACTCTCTCCTGGCTAGCCGAGGTGTCCTGGTGGCTAAAAGGGTTGTGCATGACTCCACACCGGCCTCCTTCAACATCAACATCACGATCAAGTCCAGCCCGGACCTGCTCACCTACTCCTGCCAGGCAGCCTCGAACTCGGACACCTACGGGCCCAGCAGAAAGCTGCAGATGTACCAGGAACTGTGGGCTA AGCCAGTGTCTCAGCTGCAGGCTGACTTCATCCTACATGATGGGGACTCAGGCCCCACTGTGGAGCTGTCCTgcctggcatcctcaggcagcccCCCCATCACCTACCGCTTGATGGGGAATGATGGGCGTGTACTTGCACAGCAAAGGCCACTCCATGGAAAACCTGCCAACTTCTCCCTCCCGCTGTCCCAGACCTCTGGCTGGTTCCAGTGTGAAGCTGAAAACAGAGTCAGTGTGGACAGCAGTGCCCGCATCCCGCTGCCCCGAG CAGAGGCTCAGTCCAAGCTGGTAGCCACCCTCCCAGGGGAGCTGCCCCTCACACCCACCTGTATTCTGGCCGGCAGCCTCATCTCCATCGCTGTTGTTGCTTCCAGGATGCTGAGCTCGACCAG GTTGTGA
- the Tk1 gene encoding thymidine kinase, cytosolic, with translation MLPARLCAEILTALSLVTMVSGTQDGMSIQEDRKQRRQQNTMDALPACMLRDVTQEALNVSVIGIDEGQFFPDIVDFCEMMANAGKTVIVAALDGTFQRKAFGSILNLVPLAESVVKLTAVCMECFREAAYTKRLGLEKEVEVIGGADKYHSVCRLCYFKKSSAQTAGLDNKENCPVLGQSGEASAVRKLFVPQQVLQYNSAN, from the exons ATGCTTCCTGCCAGACTGTGTGCTGAGATCTTGACTGCTCTGTCTTTGGTAACCATGGTGTCCGGCACTCAGGATGGGATGAGCATCCAGGAGGACCGAAAGCAGAGGCGACAACA GAACACCATGGACGCACTGCCGGCCTGCATGCTCCGTGATGTGACCCAGGAGGCCTTGAATGTGTCTGTCATTGGCATCGACGAGGGGCAGTTT TTCCCCGACATTGTGGATTTCTGTGAAATGATGGCCAATGCAGGCAAGACAGTGATTGTGGCGGCGCTGGATGGAACCTTCCAGAGGAAG GCTTTCGGCAGCATCTTGAACCTGGTACCCCTGGCGGAGAGTGTGGTGAAGCTCACCGCTGTGTGCATGGAGTGCTTCCGAGAAGCTGCCTACACCAAGAGGCTGGGACTGGAGAAAGAG GTGGAGGTGATTGGCGGAGCAGACAAGTACCACTCCGTGTGCCGCCTATGCTACTTTAAGAAGTCTTCGGCACAGACTGCTGGGCTGGACAACAAAGAGAACTGTCCGGTGCTGGGGCAGTCTGGAGAGGCCTCGGCTGTCAGGAAGCTCTTTGTCCCTCAGCAAGTCCTACAGTACAACTCTGCCAACTGA